ACCATTGTACGCCTTGTTGGTCACCATGCAAGATCTCAAACTGGATTTGTCAGATATCTGATCCGGATAGTACTTTTTGTACCAGTCAAACAGGTGAATAACTGTCGACATGTCCAGTTCAGGCCTTTGTTGCTGGATAGCCTTTGCCGTTGCTACAATTTCGTCGCTTACTTTACTAAGCAGGTCTTCCTGAATTTCATCGACTCCTTGGTAAAACAGCGGCTTTTCAGAAAGGGGAGTACCATCCCAGTCCTTCCACCTACCGTACATCATCGGTGGGTGGACGCAAGCATCTGCCATCAGACTGACAGCGAGGTAATTGTCCACAGGCTGAAGGTTTGGTTTCTCACCCAATATCCTTTGCACATATTGCAAAGGCGGCAATTTATAGTTCCCAGTCCCCGCAATCACCGATGGGCCAAGGATATCCTTAAAACCCAATATCTCAACATTTCGTCCAAACTCCACAATTCGGCACGCCCAAGGCATTGAATCAAGGCTTAGTATGGCCGAATGCCCTGGTCTTTTCATACTGCTTAGTGCCTGAAATTCAAATCCTGCTTGGCCTGGCATGCCAACGATTATTGTatcattgtttatataattttgaatTGCCTCAAAGTATTGCTTGTGTGCAAACGCTGGTACAACAAAAAACACGACATCCACGTCTTTCATGGCCTCCGCTGGATCGTTCGTGATCAATCGAGGCTTGCCTCGGATTTCCCCCTGTGTTCCGTCGCTGTAGTGGGCCTTGATAACGATGTGGTCGTCACCTAGAGCCGTCTTCCATCGCAGCGCTTCGTCGGCGAACAGGGTCAAGACGTTGACCTCTACGTTGGGTCGAGACGATGCAAGGGCCGAAATGGTATGGGCGCCGTTTCCACCACCGCAAATAAGGATCCGAATAGGGGTATCCATTGTAAGATGCTGAAAGAAAAAACTCTGAAAGATAACTGTATGTAGATGCTTTAACATATAATGATAACTGTTTCTTAGATGTTGATACATAAAAAGCAAACATTTAGTAAATGCTGAAACATTTGATGcaatattttgtgtgtgaagCTTATGACATTATAATGCGTACTAATTAATccagttatgcctagcgtctagaaaaaaggccttggcaaacagcgtctcaccagggtctgcgctgtttgcttaaaagaatttctgtaagaaaaattctaaatatagaaataattgtactagacatccctaattttggaaataaattgatccaatttagaaagatgggagagtaaactaggcataaatgggtaaagatGCGTGAAAATGAAATGCAAACTGTTAGTAGATCCTAAAACATATACTGCAAACTGTTTGTGACGGCTTACAAATATCATGCAAACTGTTTGTAGATGCCTAAAACATCATGCAGATTGTGTATTGATACTATTGTATGAAACGTATAAAAACTGTGTGCTGATGCTGAAAACTGGTTGTAGACGTTGAAACATATAATCAGAACTGTTTGTAGATGTTAATACGTAAAAAAAGACCTGCTTGTAGATGCCTATACGTATAATGAGATATGTTCGTACATTGTGAAGCATATAGTGAGATCTGTTTGTAAATTTTGAAACATATATGGAAAAAAGTTTGATGAGGCTTTAATATGTAATGCGAACTATACGATGATTCCGAAATATATAGTGCTACATTTGTAGATAGTACAAAATTAAATGCTAAATGTTTGTAGATAATTTAACATACAGTCAGACCTGATTGTATacattcttaaacacattttaacatatattgaaaTGTGTGTAGATGCTTCAAGGCAACATACATATTATTCGTGCATGATGAAAAGTGTGTATGTGTTGACATATATAATGCAAAATATTGcagatgataaaaataaaaatgatcacTATTTGTAAAGGAAGAATTCAACCTTTATTACGAACTATTCTTGGATCCTGACACAtcaaaaaaatgtttgcaaaccagcgccctcacactactttgggagaaggggtccgcagcccttaggagggggaattttcgcggcgtttcccttttagggggattttttttacttactctctcattattacatttgtacatgtttgcactatattcattgcatttttcataatttagtatgtttgcaaagattaaattgaaatagaattgagatataataatcatgagacacatctttctattaaaaaaaaaaaaaaaaaaaaaaatttttaagggggaatttttccccccaaaaggggaaactagaaatggcgcggcagaggccgacccgtatccccacgccgaatgtttgacctaggtgtgccccagggttggtaatggggccatgcatagctgagattgaccgtattgtcataagagaagttcatcatcaattagaagtgaattggtgtagaaatgaagaagttatagtaaaaggcaattttgggtgggtgtgacatatgtgggcagggcgccccagggttggtaattgtgccatgcatagttgagattgaccgtattgtcataagagaagttcagtatcaatttgaagtgaatcggtgtagaaatgaagaaattatagtaaaaggcaattttgggcgggtgtggtctatgtgggcggggccccagggttggtaatggggccatgcatagttgagattgaccgtattgtcataagagaggttcagtatcaatttgaagtgaatcggtgtagaaatgaagaaattatagtaaaaggcaattttgggtgggtgtggtctatgtgggcggggcgccccagggttggtaatggggccatgcatagttgagattgactgtattgtcataagagaagttcaatatcaatttgaagtgaatcggtgtagaaatgaagaaattatagtaaaggcaattttgggtgggtgtggtctatgtgggcggggccccagggttggttatggggccatgcatagttgagattgaccctaatgtcataagagaagttcagtatcaatttgaagtgaatccgtgtagaaatgaaaaaattatagtaaatggaattttttggtgggtgtggcctatgtgggcgggcgccccagggttgggatttgggccatgcatagttgagattgaccctaatgtcataacaaaagttcagtatcaatttgaagtgaatccgtgtagaaatgaaaaaattatagtaaatggaaatttttggtgggtgtggcctatgtgggcggggcgccccagggttgggaatggggccatgcatggttgagattgaccgtattgtcataagagaggtccagtatcaatttgaagtgaatcggtgtagaaataaagaagaaaatgtaaaataacctaaaaaaatgagtgataatttctgacgcggccccaccccaaccgctataaacttttgaccc
This sequence is a window from Dreissena polymorpha isolate Duluth1 chromosome 16, UMN_Dpol_1.0, whole genome shotgun sequence. Protein-coding genes within it:
- the LOC127862524 gene encoding opine dehydrogenase-like, which codes for MDTPIRILICGGGNGAHTISALASSRPNVEVNVLTLFADEALRWKTALGDDHIVIKAHYSDGTQGEIRGKPRLITNDPAEAMKDVDVVFFVVPAFAHKQYFEAIQNYINNDTIIVGMPGQAGFEFQALSSMKRPGHSAILSLDSMPWACRIVEFGRNVEILGFKDILGPSVIAGTGNYKLPPLQYVQRILGEKPNLQPVDNYLAVSLMADACVHPPMMYGRWKDWDGTPLSEKPLFYQGVDEIQEDLLSKVSDEIVATAKAIQQQRPELDMSTVIHLFDWYKKYYPDQISDKSSLRSCMVTNKAYNGLVYPMKSVDGGFVPDFGYRYTSEDIPFGLVVMKGIAECAGVKTPTMDIIIEWAQKKLGKEYIVGSTLSGRDVGSSRAPQAFGFKTLHDLCSVL